In one Desulfoferula mesophila genomic region, the following are encoded:
- a CDS encoding Coenzyme F420 hydrogenase/dehydrogenase, beta subunit C-terminal domain, with protein MVRPVASPAPQPAALGRLLAEVIEPGLCVACGACLGLCPHLIFMDGQVAAPDACGLTSGRCYSFCPVAQRDALGESQGTLGPVLGAWQGRATAPDLEGRAQYGGVVSELLALALEQSMVGEAVVTAAGLRGAPQGIRASERVGVLGAAGSVYAGGGALGRLNQALEEDASHPLAVVGLPCQVQAISAMRAAPRPNPAAERLHLVIGLFCTMNLPWRGLRDLLARHGVRPPLDRADFPPPPAGVFQVWGNGGYHEIPLEEVRALSYPGCAGCGDLTSEGADLSVGACEGKPGWNTILSRTHAGTGLLELAAGKGLLELEPADPASLEHLNQAAAAKRKRAAAWSEERRHG; from the coding sequence ATGGTCCGACCCGTCGCTTCACCCGCCCCCCAGCCCGCCGCGCTCGGGCGCCTGCTGGCCGAGGTCATCGAGCCCGGCCTGTGCGTGGCCTGCGGGGCCTGCCTGGGCCTTTGCCCCCACCTCATTTTCATGGACGGCCAGGTGGCCGCTCCGGATGCCTGCGGGCTAACCAGCGGCCGGTGCTACAGTTTTTGCCCCGTGGCCCAACGGGACGCCCTGGGCGAAAGCCAGGGGACCCTGGGGCCGGTGCTGGGGGCCTGGCAGGGCCGGGCCACCGCCCCCGACCTGGAGGGCCGGGCGCAATACGGCGGGGTGGTCAGCGAACTGCTGGCCCTGGCCCTGGAGCAGTCCATGGTAGGCGAGGCGGTGGTCACCGCCGCCGGCCTCCGGGGCGCCCCCCAGGGCATCCGGGCCAGCGAACGGGTCGGGGTTTTGGGCGCGGCGGGCTCGGTCTACGCGGGTGGCGGGGCCTTGGGCCGCCTCAACCAGGCCTTGGAAGAGGACGCCTCCCACCCCCTGGCCGTGGTGGGCCTGCCCTGCCAGGTGCAGGCGATCTCGGCCATGCGGGCCGCGCCCCGGCCCAACCCGGCCGCTGAACGCCTCCATCTGGTGATCGGCCTTTTCTGCACCATGAACCTGCCCTGGCGGGGCCTGCGCGACCTGCTGGCCCGCCACGGGGTGCGCCCTCCCCTGGACCGGGCCGACTTCCCGCCCCCTCCGGCGGGCGTCTTCCAGGTCTGGGGCAACGGGGGGTATCACGAAATCCCCCTGGAAGAGGTGCGGGCCCTGAGCTACCCCGGCTGCGCCGGGTGCGGCGACTTGACCAGCGAGGGGGCGGACCTGAGCGTGGGGGCCTGCGAGGGCAAGCCGGGCTGGAACACCATCCTGTCCCGCACCCACGCCGGGACCGGGCTCCTGGAGTTGGCCGCCGGCAAGGGCCTATTGGAGCTGGAACCGGCCGACCCCGCCTCGTTGGAGCATCTGAACCAGGCGGCCGCGGCCAAGCGCAAGCGCGCCGCCGCCTGGAGCGAGGAGCGCCGCCATGGCTGA
- the rimP gene encoding ribosome maturation factor RimP, whose amino-acid sequence MEPTAPASDMEKRLGELLEPVVRSEGLVLVELSWRRERGGQVLRLCVDRPQGGVSLIECTELSRQVSDLLDVEEPIEVPYSLEVSSPGLNRKLKDPREFDLFAGRPARLVVSPPEGGTQVVQGVLKGTMGQDVLIEVKGKVKALPVAQVAKAKLDLDF is encoded by the coding sequence TTGGAGCCCACGGCACCGGCCAGCGACATGGAAAAGCGCCTCGGCGAATTGTTGGAGCCGGTGGTGCGTTCCGAGGGCCTGGTGCTGGTGGAGCTTTCCTGGCGGCGCGAGCGCGGCGGCCAGGTGCTGCGCCTTTGCGTGGATCGGCCCCAGGGAGGGGTGAGCCTGATCGAGTGCACCGAGCTTAGCCGCCAGGTGAGCGACCTGTTGGACGTGGAGGAACCCATCGAGGTTCCCTACAGCCTGGAGGTCAGTTCGCCGGGGCTCAACCGCAAGCTCAAGGACCCCCGCGAGTTCGACCTGTTCGCGGGAAGGCCCGCCCGCCTGGTGGTCAGCCCCCCGGAGGGCGGTACTCAGGTCGTCCAGGGGGTGCTCAAGGGCACCATGGGCCAGGACGTGTTGATCGAGGTGAAGGGCAAGGTAAAGGCCCTGCCCGTGGCCCAGGTGGCCAAGGCCAAGTTGGACCTTGATTTTTAG
- the nusA gene encoding transcription termination factor NusA, with translation MSELKRMIDQVSREKGLDREILINTLEEAMRSAARRKLGSKVEVDVAYNDDTGEVEVFEFKEVVNEVDDPETQISLEHGHRLDPDCEVGDELGVKVDTADFGRIAAQSAKQVIIQRMKDAERDIIFEDFKDRKSEIINGIVQRFDKGSIIVNLGRTEAVVPPREQVPREGYRPGDRVRAYVLDVKRISRGPQIVLSRTHPGFIEALFELEVPEIAEGIVTIEGVAREAGSRTKLGVASNDRDVDPVGACVGMKGSRVQAVVQELRGEKIDIIAWDQDPARYVVNALAPAEISRVVVDEANQTMEVIVADEMLSLAIGRRGQNVRLASKLTGWKIDVKSETRYGESLRDGYRSLLDVVGVSDVGADTLYQAGYGSAEALAEADPEELAALPDITPERAAELIADAQRYLQEAPLRAAASAAAPTEETGALAAVREAWNELAGQASGEDQPLVEAETALEEEAETALEEEAETALEEEAEAAPEEEPVAAPEEEPEPDQAPELERKE, from the coding sequence ATGAGTGAACTTAAACGGATGATCGACCAGGTTTCGCGGGAAAAAGGCCTGGACCGCGAAATTCTCATCAACACCTTGGAAGAAGCCATGCGTTCGGCCGCGCGCCGCAAGCTGGGCTCCAAGGTGGAGGTGGACGTCGCCTACAACGACGACACCGGCGAGGTGGAGGTGTTCGAGTTCAAGGAAGTGGTTAACGAGGTGGACGACCCCGAGACCCAGATTTCCTTGGAGCACGGCCATCGCCTGGACCCCGACTGCGAGGTGGGCGACGAGCTGGGTGTGAAGGTGGACACCGCCGACTTCGGGCGCATCGCCGCCCAGAGCGCCAAGCAGGTCATCATCCAGCGCATGAAGGACGCCGAGCGCGATATCATCTTCGAGGACTTCAAGGACCGCAAGAGCGAGATCATCAACGGCATCGTGCAGCGCTTCGACAAGGGATCGATCATCGTGAACCTGGGCCGCACCGAGGCGGTGGTGCCTCCCCGGGAGCAGGTGCCCCGCGAGGGCTACCGCCCCGGCGACCGGGTACGGGCCTACGTGCTGGACGTCAAGCGCATCTCCCGCGGTCCCCAGATCGTCTTGAGCCGCACCCATCCGGGCTTCATCGAGGCCCTGTTCGAGTTGGAGGTGCCCGAGATCGCCGAGGGCATCGTGACCATCGAGGGCGTGGCCCGCGAGGCGGGCAGCCGCACCAAGCTGGGCGTGGCCAGCAACGACCGCGACGTGGACCCGGTGGGAGCCTGCGTGGGCATGAAGGGCAGCCGGGTGCAAGCGGTGGTGCAAGAGCTTAGGGGCGAGAAGATCGACATCATCGCCTGGGACCAGGACCCGGCCCGCTACGTGGTCAACGCCCTGGCCCCGGCCGAGATCAGCCGGGTGGTGGTGGACGAGGCCAACCAGACCATGGAGGTCATCGTGGCCGACGAGATGCTCAGCCTGGCCATCGGCCGCCGCGGGCAAAACGTGCGCCTGGCCTCCAAGCTCACCGGCTGGAAGATCGACGTGAAGAGCGAGACCCGCTACGGCGAGTCCCTGCGCGACGGCTATCGTTCGCTGCTGGACGTGGTGGGCGTCTCCGACGTGGGGGCCGACACCCTCTACCAGGCGGGCTACGGCTCGGCCGAGGCCCTGGCCGAGGCCGACCCCGAGGAACTGGCCGCCCTGCCGGACATCACCCCCGAGCGGGCCGCCGAACTCATCGCCGACGCCCAGCGTTATCTGCAGGAAGCCCCTCTGCGGGCCGCCGCCTCCGCCGCGGCTCCCACGGAGGAGACCGGCGCCTTGGCCGCGGTGCGCGAGGCCTGGAACGAGCTGGCCGGGCAGGCCAGCGGCGAAGACCAGCCCCTGGTGGAGGCCGAGACGGCTCTCGAAGAGGAGGCCGAGACGGCTCTCGAAGAGGAGGCCGAGACGGCTCTCGAAGAGGAGGCCGAGGCGGCCCCCGAAGAGGAGCCCGTAGCGGCTCCCGAAGAGGAGCCCGAGCCCGACCAGGCCCCAGAGTTGGAACGCAAAGAATAG